The proteins below are encoded in one region of Coffea arabica cultivar ET-39 chromosome 4c, Coffea Arabica ET-39 HiFi, whole genome shotgun sequence:
- the LOC113739373 gene encoding protein SWOLLEN 1-like isoform X2 encodes MVEEGPKANGTGSCQLKQLEVTSVERSGAKQGVVLPISGSSLPDLNTSAQVSLFFQQPFTDLQQLQLRVQIFVYGSLIQGVAPDEACMVSTFGMCEGGRSFWEPAWRAYLERLHGPKLHPGSSETPVQSRSGFCTRGHVGYATVLDHCSMNNGVLPMMLTRLSY; translated from the exons ATGGTGGAGGAGGGGCCCAAGGCAAATGGGACTG GAAGTTGTCAACTTAAGCAATTAGAAGTGACAAGCGTGGAACGCAGTGGAGCAAAGCAAGGCGTGGTTCTTCCTATTTCTGGATCAAGTTTACCCGATTTGAACACTTCAGCTCAAGTATCTTTATTCTTTCAGCAGCCTTTTACAGATCTACAGCAACTGCAATTAAGggtgcaaatttttgtttatggGTCCTTGAT ACAAGGAGTAGCACCTGATGAAGCTTGTATGGTTTCGACATTTGGGATGTGTG AAGGAGGGAGGAGCTTTTGGGAGCCTGCTTGGCGGGCATATTTGGAAAGGCTTCATGGTCCAAAATTGCATCCAGGCAGCTCTGAGACCCCTGTACAATCACGTTCAG GCTTCTGCACTAGAGGACATGTTGGATACGCCACTGTACTAGACCATTGCTCAATGAATAATGGTGTGCTGCCTATGATGTTAACAAGATTGTCATACTGA
- the LOC113739373 gene encoding protein SWOLLEN 1-like isoform X3: MVNFFYFSAFLSTGSCQLKQLEVTSVERSGAKQGVVLPISGSSLPDLNTSAQVSLFFQQPFTDLQQLQLRVQIFVYGSLIQGVAPDEACMVSTFGMCEGGRSFWEPAWRAYLERLHGPKLHPGSSETPVQSRSGPKTSEQGNK; encoded by the exons ATGGTTAATTTCTTCTATTTTTCTGCCTTTTTATCAACAGGAAGTTGTCAACTTAAGCAATTAGAAGTGACAAGCGTGGAACGCAGTGGAGCAAAGCAAGGCGTGGTTCTTCCTATTTCTGGATCAAGTTTACCCGATTTGAACACTTCAGCTCAAGTATCTTTATTCTTTCAGCAGCCTTTTACAGATCTACAGCAACTGCAATTAAGggtgcaaatttttgtttatggGTCCTTGAT ACAAGGAGTAGCACCTGATGAAGCTTGTATGGTTTCGACATTTGGGATGTGTG AAGGAGGGAGGAGCTTTTGGGAGCCTGCTTGGCGGGCATATTTGGAAAGGCTTCATGGTCCAAAATTGCATCCAGGCAGCTCTGAGACCCCTGTACAATCACGTTCAG GTCCTAAAACTTCAGAGCAGGGAAATAAATAG
- the LOC113739373 gene encoding protein SWOLLEN 1-like isoform X1 produces MVNFFYFSAFLSTGSCQLKQLEVTSVERSGAKQGVVLPISGSSLPDLNTSAQVSLFFQQPFTDLQQLQLRVQIFVYGSLIQGVAPDEACMVSTFGMCEGGRSFWEPAWRAYLERLHGPKLHPGSSETPVQSRSGFCTRGHVGYATVLDHCSMNNGVLPMMLTRLSY; encoded by the exons ATGGTTAATTTCTTCTATTTTTCTGCCTTTTTATCAACAGGAAGTTGTCAACTTAAGCAATTAGAAGTGACAAGCGTGGAACGCAGTGGAGCAAAGCAAGGCGTGGTTCTTCCTATTTCTGGATCAAGTTTACCCGATTTGAACACTTCAGCTCAAGTATCTTTATTCTTTCAGCAGCCTTTTACAGATCTACAGCAACTGCAATTAAGggtgcaaatttttgtttatggGTCCTTGAT ACAAGGAGTAGCACCTGATGAAGCTTGTATGGTTTCGACATTTGGGATGTGTG AAGGAGGGAGGAGCTTTTGGGAGCCTGCTTGGCGGGCATATTTGGAAAGGCTTCATGGTCCAAAATTGCATCCAGGCAGCTCTGAGACCCCTGTACAATCACGTTCAG GCTTCTGCACTAGAGGACATGTTGGATACGCCACTGTACTAGACCATTGCTCAATGAATAATGGTGTGCTGCCTATGATGTTAACAAGATTGTCATACTGA